In Polyodon spathula isolate WHYD16114869_AA chromosome 47, ASM1765450v1, whole genome shotgun sequence, a single window of DNA contains:
- the LOC121306351 gene encoding histone H2B 5-like — protein sequence MPEPKAAPAPKKGSKKAVAKNQPKGGKKRRKSRKESYAIYVYKVLKQVHPDTGISSKAMGIMNSFVNDVFERIAGESSRLAHYNKRSTITSREIQTAVRLLLPGELAKHAVSEGTKAVTKYTSSK from the coding sequence ATGCCAGAACCGAAAGCTGCACCCGCGCCGAAGAAAGGCTCCAAGAAGGCTGTTGCTAAGAACCAGCCTAAGGGAGGAAAGAAGCGCAGAAAGAGCAGGAAGGAGAGCTACGCGATCTACGTGTACAAAGTGCTGAAGCAGGTCCACCCCGACACCGGCATCTCCTCCAAAGCGATGGGCATCATGAACTCGTTCGTCAACGACGTTTTCGAGCGCATTGCCGGCGAGTCGTCCCGCCTGGCTCACTACAACAAGCGCTCCACCATCACTTCCCGGGAGATCCAGACAGCCGTGCGCCTCCTGCTGCCCGGAGAGCTGGCCAAGCACGCCGTgtctgagggcaccaaggccgtCACCAAGTACACCAGCTCCAAGTAA